The Candidatus Marinimicrobia bacterium CG08_land_8_20_14_0_20_45_22 genome includes the window TCTTATTTGAGATTCGCCGATGATATTCATTATCTCCGCTTTATTCGGACTGGGACGACGTTTGTCAATGATGATGAGCGGAGCTCCTAGGATTTTTGCGTAAGAACGCGCGAACTTGATACCGCCGACATCCGGAGCAATGATAGAAAAATCGCCCGACTTTACTATTTCTTTGATCTTATCAGCAAAAATCGACTTCGCATACAGATGGTCGAACGGAATGTTGACGAATCCCTGAATCTGCGTCGAATGTAAATCCATCGCCACGATGCGATTAGCGCCAGCAGAGACGATGGTGTCCAAGATCAAGCGGGATGAAATGGGAACGCGCGGCTGGTCTTTTCTATCCTGACGCGCATAGCCGTAATAGGGAATGACCGCCGTGATGCGTCGGGCAGAAGCGCGCCGGGCGGCGTCGATGATCAATAAAAGCTCAAGCAAATTGTCTGCCGGTGGATTCGTGGACTGTACGATGAAGACGTCTTCGCCGCGGATGTTCTCTTCAAAGCGAAGTCGGATTTCTCCGTCGCTGAAATTGGAAATGGAAATCTGTCCGGGCGTCGTTTTGAGAAATGTGTTGATCTCGGACGTTAGCGCCGGGTTTGATCTGCCGGAAAAGATTCTTGCATTAAATTTCATAGTTATCGCTTCTACTTAAAATGGTTCAAAAACCTGCTCGGGGACCAGGATTCGAACCTAGATTCACGGCTCCAAAGGCCGCTGTCCTGCCGTTGGACGATCCCCGAATGTCTCATGGCGTTTTTCTGTTAAAATTTGGGAAGAGTTAGAAAGGTTGGATAATTCTGGAAGCGTTTCTGCGCCGTCGCGGCTTCCGTTTCGTTGCGAAAAATTCCAAACACAGTCGAGCCGCTTCCCGACAGACCGGCGTATAAAACTGGTTCGCGCTTCATTTCCTCGCGTATCGCGCCGATCTCTGGATATGATGGAAAAACTACCGATTCAAATTGATTTTCAAACAGCGTCCAAAAAACTCTCTTTTCATCAAAAAGAGAATCAAATTTATATTCCTTTTTGCAATTAACCAAGTCGAATTCTCTGTATGCCCAAGCAGTTGAGATGGAAATCGGCGGACAAACGAGTAAGA containing:
- a CDS encoding ribose-phosphate pyrophosphokinase (catalyzes the formation of 5-phospho-alpha-D-ribose 1-phosphate from D-ribose 5-phosphate and ATP) — protein: MKFNARIFSGRSNPALTSEINTFLKTTPGQISISNFSDGEIRLRFEENIRGEDVFIVQSTNPPADNLLELLLIIDAARRASARRITAVIPYYGYARQDRKDQPRVPISSRLILDTIVSAGANRIVAMDLHSTQIQGFVNIPFDHLYAKSIFADKIKEIVKSGDFSIIAPDVGGIKFARSYAKILGAPLIIIDKRRPSPNKAEIMNIIGESQIRNALIIDDMIDTGGTISQAARLLKNNGAESIIVVATHGLFSGNCVRLIIESPIDKVIVTNSIAIPPERQFEKLEILTAAPMFAEAIKRIHNEESISSLFEF